A window of the Lactuca sativa cultivar Salinas chromosome 7, Lsat_Salinas_v11, whole genome shotgun sequence genome harbors these coding sequences:
- the LOC111904126 gene encoding polyubiquitin 9 — protein MAMYIRVKRNKTTYFLQCDATEKILDIKQKLHDLIDQPINDQRLILVASGEVLDDSKTLADQKVENDAVVALVLRKDDNEFEDVNIVKPDDFYQSRDADTTSNW, from the exons ATG GCTATGTACATTCGTGTTAAGCGCAATAAAACAACTTACTTTCTTCAATGTGATGCAACTGAGAAAATTCTAGACATTAAGCAAAAGCTGCATGACTTAATTGATCAACCAATTAATGATCAACGCCTAATTTTAGTAGCAAGTGGAGAAGTTTTAGATGATTCCAAGACTTTAGCAGATCAAAAG GTCGAAAATGATGCTGTTGTGGCACTTGTGTTGAGAAAAG ATGACAATGAATTTGAGGATGTGAACATTGTGAAACCGGATGATTTTTATCAGTCACGTGATGCGGATACTACAAGCAATTGGTAA